In the genome of Brachypodium distachyon strain Bd21 chromosome 3, Brachypodium_distachyon_v3.0, whole genome shotgun sequence, the window TCTTCCATGAAAAGTTCATCTGGCACTGAACTATTTCTTGCACAATGATGGCAGTTGTGTTCCTCTTCACAATTTTGACTATGTTTATGACTTTCTCATGGGATCAAAACACAGTTTTCTTGACTGGTGAGTCCTTGTTTTATTTCAAGTTGTCTTGATTCATATCAGTTAGGACATTATCCAGGCCACTGCAAGGGACTTCTATGCCTCAGCTAAACTTTGTATTTTGCAATTCCCATACCGCCAACTTAAATGCCTTGGTTTGCAGTGTGACTGTAGGGGAACTGTAAAATACAATGTTTAGCTGAAAGCACAAAATTTACTTGCAATGATCTGATTTTGTTTCTACTGCTTATGTCCTTGGCCAGCTTTGATGATCCTGGGCCACATGGAGTTTTTAGATACTCAAAAAATATGTTACCTGAGGTTCGAGAGACTGAATTTCGGAAGGGCTCTCAGGTAGGCTTATCATTTTCTCATGCAAGTTCACTTTGGTTTATGACAATTCCATAAAAGAGTTGGTGTTATGAATCAAATAATGGGCTATGAAGTATAGTTAATACCAACAAGGATAGTTcctgtttcaaaaaaataaaaaattcacCAACTTTATAGTTTCAgtttaatatttttgttttttttatgatgttgTATTGAACTTTTATCAACACAATTTCTGAACTATTTCAGTGGTTTTCGATCAAGAGGCAGCATGCAATGGTTGTGATCGCAGATAGCCTTTATTATTCAAAATTCAGGCGTTTTTGCAAGGTAATCAAATCCATCTTACAGTAGTGAGTATCTGCCTAAATATGGTATAGATTTTATATCATCAGCACCTTTGGAGGTCATTAACCAAGACCTTTCATAAAGTTGGTCTGTAGCACTTGGAGGAAAGAGAATGCCCTTGTTCTAGATTCCAGTTCACTTTATGTCTACTAAGTTGATCTCAATATTCAGACCCTGTACCGCTATTTCCACTGCACATTTTCTAGGAGTTGTATTATCAGTACAAAATGCTCAATCTAAAACCTGCAACTCATGCGCACCCCCCTGGACTGAGTTCCCTGCATGGTTCTTAGCCTCGGCCTCTGTAcagttttttttgcttttctttgccTTTGCCTTGTTTTCGCTTTGTTCCGGCTTGCCAGTTGTACTTACGCTTCTTTGCAACAACGCTCGgtgtgttcgagaaaaaaacaCTGCGACAACTGTTGTTCATGTATTGTTTTGTCTCATTCTTCTCTGATTATTGCAAAGCATTGTTCCCTCCTCAGTGATCTGTAGTTTTGTACGGTACTAACATATCGAGTTGTGCTTTATGCTCTCTTTGCAGCCAGGAATGGAAGAGGGTCGTAATTGCTATGCAGATGAGCATTACTTACCAACACTGTTCCATGTCAGTAACTTTGTAGATAATGACCTTTGCTATTTAAACTTACTATTGTCACTAATTTGTGCTGAACTTGGAAGTTTCTATTTATATCAAACAGATGATGGATCCTGCCGGAATCGCTAATTGGTCCGTGACTTATGTTGATTGGTCTGAGGGGAAATGGCACCCCAGATCTTTTCGAGCTAAAGACGTCACTTATGAACTCCTGAAGAATATGACGGTGTGTTCCTTTTTAGTATTATCATCTTAGTACTATGCTTTAGATGatcatatatttttgttttaatggGATGCTCTAACTTGGTCTTGTTACAGTCAATTGACGTGAGCTCCCACATTACCAGCGATGAAAAGGTCCGTTCCTCTCCCTCTGGATTACTTTGCACCTGTGGTTCTAACTAATTTATCGAGTATCCAAAAATATCACTTCAGGCTTCATAAGTTTGTGATTTAGAATTATACGTACAAATTTACTTGCTAATGTATCAATTATCAAAACATATTGCTGGGTGTTATGAATTGATGACACTTAAATTATGATAGATAGTAGTAACAATGTTACTATTCAGTCATTTCACCATCTGTGCATCAAGTTATATAATTGCCGATTGGCATGGTAAACTACAATGTTCCCCGGCCCAAAATCCGCACAAAAGGAACACTgaaaaaaagatcaaattCGATACCTGCCTAATGGATGTCCTTCACATCAGTTTGCTCTGTGCTGCTCCAGTTGCTGATGCCTGATGGCCTTGAAATTTTTCAGATGCGTATAGTTGCCTCTTCCATACTTCAGAAAAATGTTTTGATTTATGAATATAACCTAATGGTGTGCAGAAAATCTCTTTAATCTGTCACATGCTTATAGTTGGCTCTTCCACATTTCGGTCAATTTCCTGTGATTCTCAAATACCATGATTGgtgatagaaaaaaaatattgccaCACAAGTGTTTTATGTGTTTTGGTGTTCAACTACACAGGCAATACTtatatataattttattttggtaAGTAGCACATCCTGCAAAATGATTTACTTCCCACATTGTCATTGTATTTTCAAGTCTAGCCATCCAACTCTGCGGGTAATTTGGCTTGTTGATTTTAAATACCATCAGGCTATGTCTTACTAGCAGCAACAATGCAACATCAAATAATTCGTCCCAAACTATGTTGCAAAATATACTTAACATCATTCGCCTTTTTCTGCTTGTCCTTGAATGCAGAAAGAGCTCTTGCAGAGACCTTGCTTATGGAATGGACTGAAGAGACCATGCTATTTATTTGCAAGGAAGTTCTACCCTGAAGCTTTAAACAACCTCATGAACTTATTCTCCAACTACACAATTTTTTGAGTCCCCATGGTAAAACCTAGGCATTACTGGAAGCATCTGATTCTCAGAATTCTTTTGTACACTGCTGGAAGAGATGATCTATACACTAACCGCGTACGTACAGaaatagggaagttacctTCGGCTGCAGCAATACTAAGATGTTGTTGTCTCATGGGTATATAATTGTTGTAggattttattctttttttccttagtTTTCAGGGTTCCTTTTCCTGCAAATTTTGTCACTACTTGTCGTTGCACAAAAGGTGTGTAAAAGGGATTCTATTATTTATTCACAGTGTATGATGGTAACATAATTGTTCTGCAACAAGAGTCTGTCTTCATTTTCTGGACAGAGTTatcactgaaaaaaaaaagactgctGGCTTCCATGTTGACATTGAGGAACCTGTGATTTTCTAGTTACAATTGTTGCGACGTTGCTTGGTGTTTTAAGGGTCTCAGGGATTGGGCCCCCATAGATATTGGTTGGTTGATTTTGTGGATTGTCAATGAACTAAACTGGCAATCATTAAACAAGAATGTAAAGCATAAAAGTCCTACTACGAAAATTGTATCCAAATATTGAAATTTGTATCAAACATTATAAGTTTGGTTTTGTATAGCACTTCTCTATTTTTCGCATGGGCCAGGCCGTGCTCAGGTGTTTTGTCACCGGGCTTTATGGAGACCGGCCCAAAACCCGTATGCCCAGCCCAGGTCACCGCTTAGCATTTCGCGAAAGAAACTCCTCCTCAAAGCCTGCAACAATTCACTtgctcaaacaaaaaaaaaccctgcaACATTTCACTCGCCAAGCAAGAGATGGCGGCGAACTGGCAAAACTGGCAGGCACTCCACGGAGTTCGCTCTCCGCCGAGGTCGACgccgacgctgatccccttcatCCCTCCTGCTCCAAggtttcctcctccttctcctcctcctcctccttctcccccatCTTAATTCTTCTGCCACTCCAGAAATCCGCCTCTTTCCCTCCATCGGTTCTACGTGTTATGCTCAGATCCACGCTATCTTCTCACTAATCTTGGCTGCGGACAGGATGGGGCTTGAATTGACGGACACGGCGTCGCGGTGCACCACGGGGAAGGCGGTGGGATCGCACGAGTTCGAGATCGACGGGTACAGCCTCAAGAAGGGCATGGGCGTCGGCAAGTTCGTCCGGTCGGCCACCTTCACCGTCGGCGGCTACAACTGGGCCATCCGCTTCTACCCCGACGGATTTACCGAGGATGCCAAAGATCATGTGGCGATCTGTCTCGAGTTCATGAGCAGCAACGCCAAGGTCCGGGCGTTCCACGACATGGGATTGGTAAAGCACGCCACAGGACTGATGGGCGCCGGCTTTGTCCGTTCAGAGACGATGGTGTTCACCTCTACGGCTGCAATTGACAAAACCACCATACCAAGGGTTAAGCTGGAAGGGTCAAAGTACATTCAGGACGACCGTCTCATAATCAAATGTGTGCTGACGGTCCTCAAAGAATCGCAGGTCTTTCAGACCAAGGGGTCCTCTGAAATCGAGGTGCCGCCTTCAAACATCACGGAGGACCTAGGCAAGTTGTTGGGAGCAAAGGAAGGAGCAGATGTCACTTTCAGTGTTGGGGGAGAGACCTTTCAGGCACACAAGATTGTGCTCGCGATGCGGTCGCCAGTCTTCAGAGCAGAGTTCTATGGGCCGATGCTGGAGACGAGGATGCAGTGCGTGGCAATCGAAGATATGCAACCTGCTGTTTTCAAAGCTCTTCTGCATTTCATATATACAGATTCACTGCCTAACTTGGATGATCTTGTGGAAGATGGTGATGCTAACTGTGAGATGATGAAGCATTTACTTGTGGCTGCAGACAGATATGCTATCGACAGGCTAAAGTTGATCTGTCAAAATGTTCTTGCCAAGAATCTTGATGTGGAGAATGTGTCAACAACATTGGCTTTGGCTGATCAGTTCAACTGTGACAGGCTTAAAGATGTTTGCTTTGACTTTATTGTCTCTTCAAATGAGAAGGAGGCTGTGGTTGCAACCAATGGTTATGCAAATCTCAAGAGAACTTGCCCTTCTGTTTTAGTAGATTTGTTTGAGAAGACAAGTAGGCTTCGCAAAGCATAGATGTGCAGCTCATCCTGAGTAAGTTCAGTTCATACTTCTTAGCTGTATCAGTTCCTTGCTTAGTATTCCTAAAGGCTAAAGCAGCTCATGCTAAATAGAACTCATGGTTTGCAAGTCTACTTTCTCAGATTGTGTGTATCTCTGGTCAAATTATTCGACGCACAAACAGTACAATATCAATTTGTTTAACTATCAAGGTCACTACTTCAGTGAATCGATATCTGTAGCATATCTTTTGAGGGAACCAAATAGCATAAACTAGTGTGGTGCCCACATCTTGCTACGGCAAACTTTAGAAAATGTTATTAATCTGTGAAATAATATGGAAGACAACTTTAGGAATTAAAAATTGGCGTGTTCAAATACATGTATTATCTATAAATAGCGGTCGACTGGAACACAATCTTAGATTATATAACACGCTCACACAAAGATATGTAAATTACACAGTGGTCATTAAAGTAATACTCAGtctttaggaacggagggagtacacatTATATAACACGCTCACACAAAGATATGTAAATatgcaagtttgcactaaaacagcgacaagtatttaggaacggagggagtacacatTTTACAACATTCTTGTTCTACATAGATGTAAATAATACTATATGGGAAAAGCAAATGCCAGGTACTGAAAGACAAGTGGTTGCACTCTAAATGCAAGTTGAGCATTTGTCTTTTCATTTAGGGCATATTTGATACTGTTTTTTGCATGATTTTTTCTAGGTTCTTATATTATAATAGTATGATGCATATCTATGGAATTTATGATTCCTGATTGCAAGAGTGGGTAAATCCCTAAACTCAAGAACCTACGTTTACATGTACAAAACCCAGTCTCACATTTATTCATCATATGTGTATCATGTATCAATAGTAGGTCAAAATTGCATGTTTTATCTGACACCATCGATTGTTGCGGATTCTCCCAAATTTGTAGCTCTTTGTAATAATTTGTATTCCTTTTGTACAGACAAACCTCACCAAGATGTCTCTGTCGGTTGGCCCCAATGATGGGGATTTCGGTCTTGGCTGGTGTTGGACATGGGTCAATAAGATGTCTTCCCTTGTGCTTTGGTGCTTGTCCTTCAATGGCTGCCATGCACTGTGGTTTACCACCATCTCCAGATTACAACATCGCTTGTGGTTGATATCTAGATTGCAGGCCTTGAATCATGCTTCTCTGCAGTATATGGACCTTTTGATTGGACTTGGCCGATGACATCTTGACGCCAAGACGCGGATCTCCGACATTCAATCAACGCTTATCTCCTATGGTCCTAGAATCATATCTCATATCTAGTAGTTAACGCACTTGCTAGATCGGTCGAGTGGCTTCCTGGGGTCATGCTGCGAACGCCTTCTTTGACCATCGCAGGCAGTTCCTCTCTATTTCGTGATCAGATGCTGGGTTGGTGTCCATGTCTTTGTGGATGGGGGTTGTGCGTCCATCCCTTGTGTTAACAGTTTGATTCCTCTTTGGAAAATGTTGCCCCCTTTATCTGTGCCCCTGGCCATTGTATAAGCATCTTAATAATTATGACTGTAATCAAAATAAATCTAATGGCTAAAATTTAAAGGGTGATGTGCTGTTAATTGGGTTACTGCATTAGGAGTCAGTTTTCGATTAAAGAGAGATAGGAACCAAACTAAAGCGACCTAATTAACAAATTGAACATACAGTGTGTCATAATCATACTCTGAAAACTTTATTTTACCTTAAATGATTCTTATCTTAGAACTTATCATGCTGTGTCATGATTATTTGAGGATCATATGCTGTGAAAACTGGCCAGGTATAGTTACACTTGATCTACTGTAGTATTTCGTGATAATCTCTGTTGTTAGGGGTGGCCGGTATTACTGCACCACCAGTTCCAAATAGTAAGTCAGAATATCAGCTAAATATTATGCATCATTCCAGCAATCCTCAATTTTGGTGGAATTATTAAGGTGCTAGAAACCTGAACAACAGCATAGAGGActcttcagacttcagaggtAAACACTAGCAAGATAATTCTGGCGAAAAACATGCCAGCCGAGAATTCTGGCGCACAACCACGGCTGTAATCTCCCAGCAATCTTATCCCATCTGGGAATGAAACTCAAATAATTTCGGTAAAAAAAACCCAAATAATTGACTGGCGCCTCGCACAACAGTTAGAAATTAATCACCTTGTGCTGTTTCAATGGCACTAAAATGACCATAGCTTTTTTTACAGACAACAAAGGAAAGTGACACCTTTCCGTTTGGAATCAAGCTTTGGACTAATTTTTTCCTCACAACAGCGGCGAGATCAaaagtttatagaaaagtCTAACCTCTCAACTAGcgaaaaaaacacaagaaacaAGCTGATCATTGAGCATGGGTTGTCAAAAAACCAGAGTATTACAAGGGGAAGAAAGATAACACAAGCCGATggctacatttttttaattgctTTTCAATCTAAAAGCTCATAGATAGTCCAAATGATTTCAAAAGAAGGGATCAACCATTCGAAACACCGAAACCTCTAGCTAAGAGAACAACATGGATCACTTTGGCATCATGACAACTGCATCATACCTTAATTATCGTGATGAACAGTTATGATTCTTAGCCTTTGACTTTGTATAAAATACAATACTTGCAGAGAAGATTTCAATGGAAGCGTTGATTTTGGCTGTCCATATAATCCGATCAAAGGCTAAGAATTCTGTTTTTTAAACGTTGCATTCTAGTTTTGTTACAAATTTTCAGTCGTGCTCATCAAATCTAAGAAGTGGCAAGGAAACCAGGTAGGTAGGAGCCCTAACCGCTCTAAACTAAAAGGATTACATAACATAAGCGTTAGACCTCTTTCTTTTCGACTTCTACACCACCTTTTAGGTTACATAAAGCCACTAGCTAAAACGAAACTTTTAAGGTCCTAGGAAGCCACCAACGGTAAAAGAAAGTAAAActtctcagtttttttttctttacataAAATCCAGCCCCTAATTCATTTGGAGAAAGTTTTTCAAACTTCTCCACCAGATTGggctaaaataaaaaactttCCCAACCGATTACTACGGAGACACAACTGAACTTTTGTTCGAATTTACGGCCAAAATGCCACCATGTGAACACCCAAACCACCCAAATACCGAGCCGCGCCATGTTGATGAACTTTAAAAAAATCGACATGCTTAataattcttattttttttgagggaatcttattttcttttttagataAGCAATTcttattgtttttttagataacCATTCTTATTGAAAATAAGAAAGGAAAAGGTACACGGCTTAATGGCCCGACCCATTTACCTGCCAAGCGGCGGGAGTAGTAACCCGGACCCGTCGCCTCCTCCTGTTCtcatctccgccgccgtccccgccgatCGGGGGTTCTCCCCTCCACGGCCAAGGTTTTCCTCCCATCACGCGCCTCTTGCCCCGAAAAAATTCGTCTCTTTTCCCCTCATTTGATCTGATCCCGAACTGTTCTTGTGTTCAGTTGTTCTGATCTTGGTCGCGGAGAGCAATGGGATCCCAATCCAAGAGGACGCTGTCGAGGTACAGCACCGTCACGGAGCATGGCTCCCACACGTTCGAGATCTCCGGGTACAGCCTCAAGAAGGgcatcggcgtcggcgagttcatccagtcgagCACCTTCACCGTCGGCGGCTACGACTGGGTCATCCGCGTCTACCCCGACGGGTCATGCGACGCCGTCAAGGACTACGTGTCGGTCTATCTCGAGATCATGAGCAGGAACACGGAGGCGAGGGCGTGCTGTAGCCTCAGGTTGATTAACCAGGACACCGGAAAGCCAGTCATCATGTGGTCTGAAGAAACCCCCAAGGTGTTCAGGTCCTGCGACAGCAGTCGCTTTGGCCCCCAAAATGGACAATTCGTGCTGAGAAGTGTGCTGGAGGAGGAATCATTAGGCTACATCAAGGATGACTTTTTCCAGATCGAGTGCGACATTACTGTCATCAAAGATTCGTACGTGTACGAATCCTCAGTGTGGTCTGAAATCACTGTGCCACCATCAGATTTATCCCAGCATTTGGGCAAGCTATTGTCAGACAAGAAGGATACAGACGTGACTTTCAGTGTTGGAGGAGAGAATTTTGTGGCGCACAAGATCGTACTCGCTATGCGGTCACCTGTCTTCAAGGCACAGCTGTATGGTCAGatgaaggagaggagggcgcggcgCATAACTGTCGAAGACATGCAGCCTGCTATTTTCAGGGCCTTGCTGCATTTCATCTATAACGATTCGCTGTCTGCTGATATGGATGATCTTAATGATGATGAATACAGTGAAACCATCCGGCATTTGCTTGTTGCTGCAGATAGATATGCCATGGACAGGCTAAAGTTGATGTGCCAAAGCATCCTTTGTGACTATATTAACGTGGAGACCGTGGCAGCTACACTGGCTTTAGCTGATCAGCATAACtgtgacaagctcaaggctgttTGCGTTGAATTCCTTGAATATACTGCATCCTCAGAGGGGATGGATGCTGTGGTGGCAACCCAAGGATATGCAGATCTCAAAAGAACTTGCCCTTCTGTCTTAGTGGATGTGTTTGAGAAGACAAGTAGGTCTCGCAAAGCATAGATGAGCAACTAATCCAAGCCAACTCTGTTTGCTAGGTAGTTTTGTTGTTACATTGTTATGTTAAATAGCCTACTTGCAcctaaatatttatttctgaCTTTTGAGAAAACTTCTCTTAGAATCATGGATATAATATTTTATCTCTTTCATCCTGCTAGTTGCATGTTACCTTTATAGTTTTTAAAGAAGTATGTATGTACAGTCTAGCACATGATCCGTATGTTCCACTGTTAACTACCCCCACCCCACTATATGATACACTGAAACCAAGAAAATGCTTATTAAATCATTTAAAAGACATGTTACAACTACTCAAACTCCTCCAAATCATTTAGTAATGGTAAAGGGTGTATATACTGAATCACCAATGCTTTTTGGTTCGATAAAGTTATGTTGAAATGGGGTTTCCCGAGGTTTTGGACTGTTATAGGGGAACTGTGGTAGTGATAATTTGGAGACCTGTATTCTATGAAATATTTGTGCATATTGCATAGTTGATCTTTTGTTTGATATTTTACTAGAAATTAATGGAACCATGGATGGAATATAAACAGGATACGCCTCATAAACCTTGTTTCATTGCGAGCCCGGACTAATTAGGCTATTTCAATTTTCTGTACAGTTGGGTTTGAGATAATATTTTCAATTATGAGATTTGGTCTTGATGTGTTGTTGTGATTACAGTTCAATGGTCTAACCTCTAGACTCATAGTTTTAGGCATATATTAGACCGGCAAGCACAATTCATGAACTGTAATCTATTTTGAGTTCACAAATGTAATATAAACATGGGAAAGATAATAGTTTGTACTTTGTTTAATATAGTTTCCTTCCAAAGGTGTCAACCAATAGCATTTTGATGTTAGCTTTCATTGACCATATAACATCAACCGTCTTTGATGCTCAATTGCTCATTATTCGTATAACCCACTTGTGTTGTTAATCCCCCAACTTAGTTTGCATAAGCTTGCTGTAGGTAACTtgacaaaaataaatcatgaTTTTACACTGGCAGAGTTCAAATGCACATTATACCTGTTGACATGTAAACTGCATCTTGCATTGGAGATGCATCACACATGAGTGTGATTGCTCAGTTATTCAGGTTTGCCTGCAACTCTGATCCAATAGCTGGTTGGCTTATATCACCAAATGCATGTGTGCCACGTACTAAAGCACGGGAGCAGGCCCAGTTGCAGTTCTCTCTTCGAATGAAATGCGATTTTCGAGgggagagtttttttttctcagtttTCCTACTTATATTGCAAAATCTAAATCTATCTATGCTTATGTATATTGTACTTGGTTCATGTCCACTATTCATCCAGATGACAATGCCTCTGATTGGTTCATAAGGAAAATAAGCTTAATTTTTTACATGAATTCTAACTTCATTTTGGTTTGTTATTGATAATTACCCATTGAAAGGGCTAAAAAGAAGGATTGTCAGATTGAGCTATGTAGCCGCCGGTGTACATGGTTTGCTAAACATAAGATTCTATGTTCCACCGCCATCTCATCAGCACTTGGCTTTGTTGTTCTGTATCAAGTAATATGTACTCCGTAGCTCTTTGTTGTTCATTATGCTATGATGTATCTATGAATCATTAGTGAATACCAATACAATATGGCTAAGCACTAGTTATACTGTTGGAACGGAGGTATCATTAGTGAAGACTTCAACTTCAATGTATCTATGAATCTGTCTCAAGGGACGGCTCAACACTAGAGTAAACCTTCTCAGAAAATTGGCGGTGCTCCTTTCACCCTGAGAATAACCTAATGTGCTCATCGGATAAAGGGACCGAGGAAAATGGTTGTCGTCTCCTCATGGTTGCAATACCTCTCTTCGTGCCTTGGCGTGGCTTTTTAATTGTTCAGGCTGTTTTCTTTCACGTACTAATATCCAGTTGAATATTTACTGCTCGCCGGTGATTCAAGGCTTGTTGGGCAACCAGTGGGAAAACGCGCGCTGTGGCTTCCTTATTCGAGTTGGCCGTGATCTTCTGGAATGTTTTGGGTTTATTTTCGATAAAGTTTCGTGAACAAGGGTTGTAATAAAATAGCTCATGATTTAGCTCAGTTTGCAAAAGGAGGTGTAGATTTTGCAGTTCTGCAGCTTGAGTCACCTGTTATAGCTCCTCGCTGATGATCGTAAGAACATCGTTCCTATttaaataaaacccttatttCCTTGCAAAAAATATCCGTAAAAAGtgtcggagagagtatattaaTGACCGAGAGTAACTACATTTGATTTGTAGCATATTCGACTCATTTGGAACAAATGTTAAATGTCTTCCCGCATATCCTATAGTGATTGGGGCAATGCTAGTTAAGGAGCATTGTGCGGTTGTTTTTTCTCACGAGTTGGGAGCCCAACCCATATATCATTGGGCTTTCTTAGGCTTCGCTCCATATTACATCAGTGATCTTTTGAGAaagtaatttattttttcagaaACATCAGCGATCTCTCCGAGCCGCCCTgagccaaaacaaaaaaaaattagactaGT includes:
- the LOC100843278 gene encoding uncharacterized protein LOC100843278; amino-acid sequence: MKWHQLSPSDANDMKGVPLPRARPSPRRRIWIPVAVSFIAITVLWAYLYPPQDYTYPVRDWFPSEPARELTDEETAARVVFRQILSTPPFPSRNPKIAFMFLTPGKLPFEKLWELFFKGHEGRYTIYVHASREKPEHISPVFVDREIHSDKVGWGMISMVDAERRLLAKALEDIDNQQFVLLSDSCVPLHNFDYVYDFLMGSKHSFLDCFDDPGPHGVFRYSKNMLPEVRETEFRKGSQWFSIKRQHAMVVIADSLYYSKFRRFCKPGMEEGRNCYADEHYLPTLFHMMDPAGIANWSVTYVDWSEGKWHPRSFRAKDVTYELLKNMTSIDVSSHITSDEKKELLQRPCLWNGLKRPCYLFARKFYPEALNNLMNLFSNYTIF
- the LOC100843891 gene encoding BTB/POZ and MATH domain-containing protein 1, whose amino-acid sequence is MGSQSKRTLSRYSTVTEHGSHTFEISGYSLKKGIGVGEFIQSSTFTVGGYDWVIRVYPDGSCDAVKDYVSVYLEIMSRNTEARACCSLRLINQDTGKPVIMWSEETPKVFRSCDSSRFGPQNGQFVLRSVLEEESLGYIKDDFFQIECDITVIKDSYVYESSVWSEITVPPSDLSQHLGKLLSDKKDTDVTFSVGGENFVAHKIVLAMRSPVFKAQLYGQMKERRARRITVEDMQPAIFRALLHFIYNDSLSADMDDLNDDEYSETIRHLLVAADRYAMDRLKLMCQSILCDYINVETVAATLALADQHNCDKLKAVCVEFLEYTASSEGMDAVVATQGYADLKRTCPSVLVDVFEKTSRSRKA
- the LOC100843579 gene encoding BTB/POZ and MATH domain-containing protein 2; translated protein: MAANWQNWQALHGVRSPPRSTPTLIPFIPPAPRMGLELTDTASRCTTGKAVGSHEFEIDGYSLKKGMGVGKFVRSATFTVGGYNWAIRFYPDGFTEDAKDHVAICLEFMSSNAKVRAFHDMGLVKHATGLMGAGFVRSETMVFTSTAAIDKTTIPRVKLEGSKYIQDDRLIIKCVLTVLKESQVFQTKGSSEIEVPPSNITEDLGKLLGAKEGADVTFSVGGETFQAHKIVLAMRSPVFRAEFYGPMLETRMQCVAIEDMQPAVFKALLHFIYTDSLPNLDDLVEDGDANCEMMKHLLVAADRYAIDRLKLICQNVLAKNLDVENVSTTLALADQFNCDRLKDVCFDFIVSSNEKEAVVATNGYANLKRTCPSVLVDLFEKTSRLRKA